From the genome of Thermogutta terrifontis, one region includes:
- a CDS encoding DUF1559 domain-containing protein yields the protein MLRKRDLKGFTLVELLVVIAIIGILIALLLPAVQAAREAARRSQCTNNLKQIGLGLHNYHDSLKTLPPGSFNLREQWYSNGTNWRTLILPYIEQKAVYDQLAFRSDFPYTFMAGGAAGTTNYLQGCRVLSKLLIPVYRCPSTDIPVFDIQDDPVVNNNPGQTMMINYAGIQGAARPVPGPDPNAGTKDCGHGWSCNNGMMPANECYDLAYCRDGTSNTLLVGEQSGRVGGKNRTSNYYGGWYGSRHPRTIDDPAGCGDLWQTGTTCVRFGPNSQIVQVGATEHKYRNNTVLNSMHPGGINVLFTDGSVRFISDTIDLTDLKRLACRYDGETTTGSY from the coding sequence ATGCTGCGAAAACGTGACTTGAAAGGATTTACGCTTGTCGAACTATTGGTGGTCATCGCCATCATCGGTATCTTGATCGCTCTTTTGCTACCAGCCGTTCAGGCAGCGCGTGAAGCTGCTCGTCGGAGTCAATGCACTAACAATCTCAAACAGATTGGCCTTGGCCTGCATAACTATCACGATTCACTCAAAACGTTGCCACCTGGCTCCTTCAATCTGCGCGAGCAATGGTACTCAAACGGCACGAATTGGCGAACACTCATTCTCCCCTACATCGAGCAGAAGGCGGTGTATGACCAGTTGGCATTTCGCAGTGACTTTCCCTACACGTTCATGGCCGGTGGTGCGGCAGGAACAACCAATTATCTCCAGGGCTGTCGAGTCCTGAGTAAACTTCTGATTCCCGTATACCGCTGCCCATCGACGGACATCCCTGTCTTTGACATCCAGGACGATCCTGTTGTTAATAACAATCCTGGCCAGACGATGATGATCAATTATGCGGGAATCCAGGGAGCAGCGCGTCCGGTACCCGGCCCAGACCCCAACGCCGGCACCAAAGATTGTGGACACGGGTGGTCGTGTAACAACGGAATGATGCCTGCAAACGAGTGTTATGACTTGGCTTATTGTCGCGACGGGACGTCCAACACACTCCTGGTTGGGGAACAATCCGGGCGCGTCGGTGGGAAGAATCGGACTTCTAACTATTACGGGGGTTGGTACGGAAGTCGCCACCCCAGAACCATTGACGATCCCGCTGGGTGCGGTGATTTGTGGCAAACGGGAACAACCTGCGTGCGTTTTGGGCCCAATTCTCAGATCGTGCAGGTTGGAGCAACAGAGCACAAGTACCGCAATAACACGGTCCTCAATTCGATGCATCCTGGCGGCATTAATGTGCTGTTTACCGACGGGAGTGTCCGCTTCATCAGCGATACCATCGACTTGACGGACCTCAAGCGATTGGCATGTCGGTACGATGGCGAAACCACCACTGGATCGTACTGA
- a CDS encoding carboxypeptidase-like regulatory domain-containing protein, translated as MKAAGWLNLPLYTLLILVVLASVVSGCSGRKSKPKGTVQGKVIFNGQPYTEASVVFLNQATGQGGSANIESDGSFRLPEPIEVGTYIVYLAPKMENDPTAEPKPVSIDKSIPEKYWSESTSDIRVEVQKGSNEFTIELKP; from the coding sequence ATGAAGGCAGCCGGGTGGTTGAATTTACCCCTTTACACCCTGTTGATTTTGGTGGTACTCGCTTCGGTAGTCTCGGGTTGCTCGGGTCGGAAAAGCAAGCCCAAAGGAACGGTGCAGGGCAAGGTTATCTTCAACGGTCAGCCATACACCGAGGCTTCCGTAGTTTTTCTCAATCAAGCGACTGGTCAGGGGGGGTCGGCCAACATCGAAAGCGACGGTTCTTTCCGTCTTCCTGAACCAATCGAAGTAGGTACTTACATCGTGTATTTAGCTCCCAAAATGGAGAACGATCCCACGGCCGAACCGAAACCTGTTTCAATTGACAAATCAATACCTGAGAAATACTGGAGTGAATCGACCAGCGATATCCGCGTTGAGGTTCAAAAAGGTTCAAACGAGTTCACAATCGAACTCAAGCCGTGA
- a CDS encoding serine/threonine-protein kinase: MPVVNRNPPDPRDPLQATQAAAPGGEPIAEESRFLYASGDRPLPGFTIKRGIGRGGFGEVYYAVSDAGKEVALKLLCRHLDVELRGIQHCLNLKHPNLLMIYDVQRDPRGDTWVIMEYVRGSSLEQALDHHPQGLPPNEALVWFHGMAAGVGYLHSHGIVHRDLKPGNLFLEEGVVKVGDYGLAKYISCSQRSGQTQSVGTVHYMAPEVGRGRYGKEIDIYAMGIILYEMLTGRVPFDGESAGEILIKHLTEAPDLTRVPQPFRRTVARALEKDPDHRYHSVAEMLADLPPPPSAGTYVGPITTGQRNGRPSSPEKSWDDAIAFTSGSPNGAIPPAPLATAAKQEHEKENSANAPAVTSGTCGWGRKLVERLSTPVALAGIGISAAVLLFGAFSAPHAALAGLLGMVGLLLGILFLQAFSHRLTRSKSSQDVTRAELVRPAGRYPVAQPVAEPAGHEPVLVATPVPPPTREEAFRMEWRQKPLRAHVAELLGSMLAAVLVAGVVALVGYLVLSFRGNLPSLLQAAWLYFMTTFGTWIVLILAKLWQGREGDVITRRFVMMIAGFLLGAVGFFLAQYLKVDLPFDPRWPNIPDWQLPAAFYRDGQPMLPAMVAGFGTLFLFVRWWRLADPLRPRRFGFWGVFGPGVAAFLASTLWVFPAQWLVIPAMGMGITLQLAARWFVRSRFAGVPSPHRTGR, translated from the coding sequence ATGCCCGTGGTCAATCGTAATCCACCGGATCCTCGCGATCCCCTTCAGGCGACCCAGGCTGCCGCTCCTGGCGGGGAGCCGATCGCTGAGGAATCCCGATTCTTGTACGCAAGCGGTGATCGTCCGCTGCCGGGCTTCACGATCAAGCGGGGTATTGGCCGGGGTGGTTTCGGCGAAGTTTACTACGCAGTCAGCGACGCCGGAAAGGAGGTCGCCCTCAAGCTCCTTTGTCGCCATCTCGATGTCGAGCTCCGTGGGATCCAGCACTGTCTCAACCTGAAGCACCCAAATCTGCTCATGATTTATGACGTGCAACGGGATCCGCGCGGCGACACGTGGGTCATCATGGAATATGTGCGGGGAAGTTCTCTGGAACAGGCCCTGGACCATCACCCGCAGGGACTGCCGCCCAACGAGGCTCTCGTGTGGTTTCACGGGATGGCCGCCGGAGTGGGCTATCTCCACAGCCACGGAATCGTCCATCGGGATCTCAAACCAGGCAACCTCTTTCTGGAAGAAGGGGTCGTCAAGGTCGGGGACTATGGTCTGGCGAAGTACATTTCCTGCAGTCAGCGGAGCGGGCAAACGCAGAGCGTCGGCACCGTGCACTACATGGCGCCGGAGGTCGGCCGGGGACGATACGGTAAGGAAATCGACATCTACGCCATGGGGATCATCCTCTATGAAATGCTCACCGGCCGAGTTCCTTTTGATGGCGAAAGTGCGGGCGAAATCCTCATCAAACATTTGACCGAAGCCCCCGATCTTACGCGTGTCCCGCAGCCGTTTCGCCGCACCGTTGCCCGGGCTTTGGAGAAAGATCCCGACCATCGCTATCACAGCGTCGCGGAGATGCTCGCCGATCTGCCACCGCCCCCAAGCGCCGGCACCTATGTGGGACCGATCACAACGGGACAGCGGAACGGACGTCCCAGCTCTCCGGAAAAATCCTGGGACGATGCAATCGCCTTCACCTCCGGCTCACCGAACGGGGCCATACCTCCCGCCCCATTAGCGACGGCAGCCAAGCAGGAACACGAAAAGGAAAACTCTGCAAATGCTCCCGCGGTGACCAGCGGAACGTGTGGCTGGGGCAGGAAACTGGTTGAGCGTCTGTCCACACCTGTGGCGCTGGCCGGAATCGGGATTTCGGCAGCCGTGCTGCTGTTTGGCGCCTTTTCCGCACCTCACGCCGCTCTCGCAGGTTTGCTGGGGATGGTCGGCTTACTCCTGGGCATCCTGTTCCTCCAGGCCTTCAGCCACCGCCTGACTCGTAGCAAATCGTCACAAGATGTGACCAGGGCAGAACTTGTTCGTCCTGCGGGCAGGTATCCCGTGGCGCAGCCGGTGGCGGAACCGGCTGGCCATGAGCCAGTCCTGGTCGCCACGCCTGTGCCGCCCCCCACCCGGGAGGAAGCCTTTCGCATGGAGTGGCGGCAGAAGCCGCTTCGGGCACATGTGGCGGAACTGCTGGGCTCGATGCTGGCCGCGGTCCTGGTGGCGGGGGTGGTCGCGCTGGTGGGGTACCTGGTTCTCAGCTTTCGGGGGAATCTTCCCTCTTTACTGCAAGCCGCCTGGCTCTATTTCATGACGACGTTCGGCACCTGGATTGTCCTCATCCTGGCGAAACTGTGGCAGGGGCGGGAAGGGGATGTCATCACGCGACGCTTTGTGATGATGATTGCCGGATTCCTACTCGGAGCGGTGGGCTTCTTCCTGGCGCAATATTTGAAGGTGGATCTGCCGTTCGATCCTCGTTGGCCGAACATCCCCGACTGGCAGCTACCCGCGGCTTTCTACCGCGACGGTCAACCGATGCTGCCGGCGATGGTGGCCGGTTTTGGCACTCTCTTTCTGTTCGTCCGCTGGTGGCGACTCGCTGACCCGCTGCGTCCCAGGCGCTTTGGATTCTGGGGGGTTTTCGGGCCCGGGGTGGCAGCATTCCTGGCCAGCACGCTGTGGGTGTTCCCGGCCCAGTGGTTGGTGATTCCGGCCATGGGCATGGGCATCACACTGCAACTTGCCGCCCGGTGGTTCGTGAGAAGTCGTTTCGCTGGCGTGCCATCACCCCATCGAACCGGGAGATGA
- a CDS encoding sulfatase, which translates to MRVPRILCAIGIVSATLGWLSRSVLAEESAQKAKTQRPNILFIMADDHAYQALSCYGYGINQTPNLDRLAKEGMLFRNCFVTNSICGPSRAVILTGKYSHLNGYPTNDGLFDGTQQTVAKLLQKAGYQTAVIGKWHLGSDPTGFDHWEILFGQGPYYNPPMKTPQGRVVHEGYTTDIITDLVLDFLKNKRDPNRPFFLMYHHKAPHRNWCPGPQELDLYKDVTIPEPPTLFDDYATRGRAAHEQEMTIARHLTPHDLKLVPQMEKFTPEQAERFYKAYEAENEAFKQANLQGEDLVRWKYQRYLKDYLRCVAGVDRNVGRVLDYLDQSGLAENTIVIYTSDQGFYLGEHGWFDKRFMYEESLRTPLLVRWPGHTPPGSVCEKMVLNLDFPETFLDVAGVPIPEDMQGRSLKPLLEGKDPPDWRTSIYYRYYEYPGPHMVHKHYGVRTERYKLIYFYEIDEWELYDLQKDPHELHNVYGDPQYADVVRELKAELTRLKTFYKDDDTIRGKPEQKAASKNG; encoded by the coding sequence ATGCGCGTGCCTCGTATTCTCTGTGCCATTGGGATCGTCAGTGCGACGCTGGGCTGGCTTTCCAGGTCGGTACTCGCAGAGGAATCCGCCCAAAAGGCAAAGACGCAGCGTCCCAACATTCTCTTTATCATGGCAGATGACCATGCCTACCAGGCGTTGAGTTGCTACGGCTATGGCATCAATCAGACGCCGAATCTGGATCGGCTTGCGAAAGAGGGAATGCTGTTTCGGAACTGTTTTGTGACGAACTCCATCTGTGGACCTTCCCGAGCAGTGATTCTCACCGGCAAATACAGCCATCTCAATGGATATCCCACGAATGACGGTCTTTTCGACGGGACGCAGCAGACAGTGGCCAAGCTGCTCCAGAAGGCCGGCTACCAGACGGCGGTCATCGGCAAATGGCACCTGGGCAGCGATCCGACCGGTTTTGATCACTGGGAGATCCTGTTCGGACAGGGACCGTACTACAACCCGCCGATGAAGACTCCGCAGGGCCGGGTGGTTCATGAAGGCTACACCACGGACATTATCACTGACCTGGTCCTGGACTTTTTGAAAAACAAACGAGATCCCAACCGGCCCTTCTTCCTCATGTATCATCACAAGGCGCCGCACCGGAACTGGTGCCCCGGTCCACAGGAACTGGACCTCTACAAAGATGTCACAATCCCCGAGCCACCAACCCTCTTTGACGACTACGCCACGCGAGGTCGGGCGGCGCATGAACAGGAGATGACCATCGCCCGGCATTTGACCCCGCACGACCTGAAACTTGTGCCGCAAATGGAAAAATTCACGCCGGAACAGGCGGAACGCTTCTACAAGGCGTATGAAGCGGAAAATGAGGCCTTCAAGCAGGCGAATCTGCAAGGTGAAGACCTCGTCCGTTGGAAATATCAGCGGTATTTGAAAGACTACCTCCGTTGTGTGGCGGGGGTGGACCGCAACGTGGGCAGGGTGCTGGATTACCTCGATCAATCAGGTCTTGCGGAGAATACGATCGTCATTTATACGTCCGACCAGGGTTTCTACCTCGGCGAACACGGCTGGTTTGACAAGCGGTTCATGTACGAAGAATCGCTGCGGACGCCGCTTCTGGTCCGCTGGCCCGGGCATACTCCGCCGGGAAGCGTTTGCGAAAAGATGGTCCTCAACCTGGACTTCCCCGAGACATTCCTCGATGTGGCGGGGGTTCCCATTCCGGAAGATATGCAGGGGCGCAGCCTAAAGCCACTTCTCGAAGGCAAAGACCCGCCAGACTGGCGAACGTCGATCTATTACCGTTACTATGAGTATCCCGGTCCCCACATGGTCCATAAACACTACGGTGTGCGGACGGAGCGGTACAAGCTCATCTACTTCTACGAGATCGACGAATGGGAACTGTACGATCTCCAAAAGGATCCGCACGAACTCCACAATGTCTACGGCGATCCGCAGTACGCGGATGTGGTGCGCGAACTCAAGGCCGAGCTAACACGGCTGAAGACGTTCTACAAGGACGACGACACCATTCGGGGGAAGCCCGAGCAAAAGGCGGCATCGAAAAATGGCTGA
- a CDS encoding tetratricopeptide repeat protein, producing MAIDKFAMCPGGMGKKVKFCAGNCLPQLERLEKLITADQSRAARQQVTTWLERDPNRACLWAYKCLLDRAAGCVEDHAKSAAEFVRLFPDSPIALAELAIAQILENRFQEASESLARCVEQCEAQGYFYYRVVAAMTTVAEWLAEQGHIPAAIAYLWIASHRYDPQNHTETDEILQQLYHRKDVPLELRQMPTTGLFKDELRDLDSRVYQHVVRFRFALAEQEVQRYLETNPEEPQAWFCLGNLRLWQINYPGAAEAYLRCAQLDQTGPLGMVALLRATILKKNGFGDTENLYLLRYEVSDPERTKEALFSDPHLDHVPPESPSQTNDRGLTEPQFLLLRYPRSDGFEQLLRDLDEPRPPLVSYVLYSRSRDDEPAQIVLTGVSESDRSWVETRARQWCGDEELKVLEESVFTTDSRILRMLRDVSSVSSRFLDGKWTDVESRLVESIPKWRWPVLEPLTLEEAARDPQKKQWARILLAHILQEIPDRHIARVLHEVWQKLHLDFDQEELTRFIDKTADPLLIHFIDPARLSDEQLSAVCKLLFLYQQVPLLERFRPEVLQRRDRLDPELVYFVYEVHAAVFVRTRQQEWLTIHPELEEMITYCEQHNLSHGRLHELDLVGLVGILASKSTSTEIKKQALPFFEKLLEHLVRHHVNDPEIGPMVRDYWHKLTQMALAFKASLTGGRSLDELTQPQIWTPDAEPGPESRLAQPEPKKIWVPGMD from the coding sequence ATGGCGATTGATAAATTCGCAATGTGTCCCGGCGGGATGGGGAAGAAAGTCAAGTTCTGCGCGGGTAACTGTTTGCCGCAATTGGAACGCCTGGAGAAATTGATCACGGCGGATCAGAGCCGGGCGGCACGCCAGCAGGTGACCACCTGGCTGGAACGCGATCCCAATCGGGCATGCCTGTGGGCGTACAAGTGCCTGCTGGATCGGGCAGCAGGCTGTGTGGAGGACCACGCAAAATCGGCGGCGGAGTTTGTCCGTCTGTTCCCTGACAGCCCCATTGCCCTGGCTGAACTGGCCATCGCTCAAATCCTGGAAAACCGTTTTCAAGAGGCCAGCGAAAGCCTTGCACGCTGTGTGGAGCAGTGCGAGGCGCAGGGATACTTTTATTACCGAGTCGTGGCGGCCATGACCACCGTGGCGGAGTGGCTTGCCGAGCAGGGACACATCCCCGCGGCCATTGCGTATCTCTGGATCGCTTCTCATCGTTACGATCCACAGAATCACACCGAGACAGATGAAATCCTGCAGCAGTTGTACCACCGCAAGGATGTGCCCCTCGAACTGCGTCAAATGCCCACGACGGGCCTGTTCAAGGACGAGCTTCGGGACCTCGATTCTCGCGTTTACCAACACGTGGTGCGGTTTCGCTTCGCCCTCGCAGAACAGGAGGTCCAGCGTTACCTGGAAACCAATCCTGAAGAACCGCAGGCCTGGTTCTGTCTGGGAAACCTCCGGCTCTGGCAGATCAATTATCCGGGCGCAGCCGAAGCCTACTTGCGGTGCGCGCAACTGGATCAAACAGGGCCCCTGGGGATGGTGGCTCTGTTACGTGCGACCATACTCAAAAAGAACGGCTTCGGCGATACAGAGAATCTCTATTTGCTCCGGTATGAAGTTTCGGATCCCGAGCGGACGAAAGAAGCCCTTTTCTCCGATCCGCATCTGGACCACGTTCCCCCCGAATCTCCCTCACAAACAAATGACAGGGGGCTCACGGAGCCACAATTCTTGTTGTTGCGGTATCCCCGTTCCGATGGTTTTGAACAGCTTCTGAGAGATCTGGACGAACCGCGACCCCCGCTCGTTTCTTACGTCTTATATTCGCGAAGCCGTGACGATGAACCAGCACAAATCGTACTGACCGGTGTTTCGGAATCTGATCGTTCCTGGGTCGAAACACGCGCTCGGCAGTGGTGCGGCGACGAGGAACTCAAAGTTCTTGAAGAATCGGTTTTCACCACTGACTCGCGAATTCTCAGGATGCTCCGCGACGTCTCTTCTGTCAGTTCACGCTTTCTAGACGGGAAGTGGACGGACGTGGAATCCCGACTTGTGGAGAGCATCCCCAAATGGCGATGGCCGGTTCTTGAACCGCTGACCCTGGAAGAAGCGGCGCGCGACCCACAGAAGAAACAATGGGCGCGAATACTGCTGGCCCATATTCTGCAAGAGATTCCTGACCGACACATAGCCCGAGTCCTCCACGAGGTGTGGCAGAAGCTCCATCTGGACTTTGACCAGGAGGAACTGACGAGGTTCATCGACAAAACGGCGGACCCGCTGCTCATTCATTTCATCGACCCTGCGCGGCTTTCTGACGAGCAACTGTCGGCAGTGTGCAAGCTTCTATTTCTGTACCAGCAGGTCCCGCTTTTGGAGCGGTTCCGCCCTGAAGTTCTGCAACGCCGAGATCGCCTGGATCCCGAGCTCGTCTATTTCGTTTATGAAGTACACGCGGCGGTCTTCGTCCGCACCAGACAGCAGGAATGGCTCACCATCCATCCTGAACTTGAGGAGATGATCACGTATTGCGAGCAGCACAATCTATCGCACGGTCGACTGCACGAGCTGGACCTTGTAGGGTTGGTCGGCATTCTCGCCTCGAAGAGCACTTCGACGGAGATCAAAAAGCAAGCCCTTCCATTTTTCGAAAAACTCCTCGAACACCTGGTCCGTCACCATGTCAACGATCCCGAGATCGGACCAATGGTGAGAGACTACTGGCACAAACTGACGCAAATGGCACTAGCGTTTAAAGCCTCCTTAACAGGAGGACGGAGCCTCGATGAACTTACACAGCCGCAAATCTGGACGCCAGACGCGGAACCTGGACCGGAATCCCGCCTAGCCCAACCGGAACCCAAGAAAATTTGGGTGCCGGGGATGGACTAA
- the aroH gene encoding chorismate mutase, with protein sequence MVYCRGVRGATTADANTPEAILEATRQLLALMIRQNGIKPEDIASAIFTTTPDLNAEFPALAARQLGWMNVAMLCGHELDVPGALPRCIRVLIHWNTTKKAEEIVHVYIKGAEKLRPDLSYLPPVDWEELERWIQAHLNREAKPSGRADPASSSVTGKLSLAVGEHPDGASPQASSSPSEPRGK encoded by the coding sequence ATGGTGTACTGTCGCGGTGTGCGAGGCGCAACAACTGCCGATGCCAATACTCCCGAAGCCATCCTAGAAGCAACCCGACAGTTGCTGGCCCTGATGATCCGTCAAAACGGGATCAAACCGGAAGACATCGCCAGCGCGATTTTCACCACCACACCTGATTTGAATGCGGAGTTTCCTGCCCTGGCTGCCCGTCAGTTGGGATGGATGAACGTGGCCATGCTCTGTGGCCACGAGCTGGATGTCCCCGGGGCCCTGCCGCGGTGTATCCGGGTCCTCATTCACTGGAACACCACAAAAAAAGCCGAGGAAATCGTCCATGTGTACATCAAGGGGGCCGAGAAACTTCGGCCGGACCTGTCCTACCTCCCCCCTGTAGACTGGGAGGAACTCGAACGATGGATTCAGGCCCATCTGAATCGGGAAGCAAAACCGAGCGGTCGGGCAGACCCGGCTTCCAGCTCCGTGACCGGGAAACTGTCCCTGGCGGTTGGGGAGCACCCCGATGGTGCATCCCCGCAGGCAAGTTCCTCACCTTCCGAGCCGCGCGGGAAGTGA
- a CDS encoding Minf_1886 family protein: protein MAETAYPLPQALLRLLKEDPRYKLDAYLFVFQALDYARKLGMGREAPSEPLPEDVRQEAQRLGLEASPEEEEEARHVSGQELCEAARLYATEQYGYLAKTVLNSWGIYSTSDFGEIVYNLIRVGLMRKTREDRREDFDNVYDFEEVFCRNYQFARPNRTRPVE, encoded by the coding sequence ATGGCGGAAACGGCATATCCCCTTCCTCAAGCACTGTTACGTCTTTTGAAAGAGGACCCCCGATACAAACTCGACGCTTATCTCTTTGTCTTTCAGGCCCTGGACTATGCCCGCAAATTGGGCATGGGCCGCGAAGCTCCCAGTGAGCCTCTTCCTGAAGACGTCCGTCAGGAGGCCCAACGACTCGGGCTGGAAGCTTCACCGGAAGAAGAGGAGGAGGCGCGACATGTCTCCGGACAGGAACTCTGCGAGGCTGCCCGCCTCTACGCCACGGAGCAATACGGCTATCTGGCCAAAACAGTCCTTAACAGCTGGGGCATCTACTCCACCAGCGATTTCGGGGAGATTGTGTACAACCTCATCCGCGTTGGACTCATGCGAAAGACGCGAGAGGACCGACGCGAGGATTTCGATAACGTTTACGATTTTGAGGAAGTATTCTGCCGTAATTATCAGTTTGCCCGACCTAACAGAACACGTCCCGTTGAATGA
- a CDS encoding peptidylprolyl isomerase has translation MKRLGFVVVAILLAAGVIAVGYRLKALTALAEPASPPSAATIPSGPKAEAFRKALAEWVALLTQIREIRMKYPNANPAEMSQLRQQYEKLVDEAQKKLPGLIAAAEAAYDENPQTEGDLVDLLLEVALDDGDSGKFQEALALSEKLLKNNVKSPVAYLAAGKAAFALEDFEKATNYFKKIEELGIKDDQVTALREAADFYAKQKPIEEQKRQAEAKADDLPRVLLKTTKGDILLELFENEAPNTVANFITLVEQGFYNGLTFHRVIPGFMAQAGCPKGDGTGGPGYKIADECNAPNARLHFRGSLSMANAGPNTNGSQFFITYMPTSHLNGKHTVFGRVISGMDVVEKLQPRDPQAPNPPEPDKIISATVVRKRPHPYVVQKLGS, from the coding sequence ATGAAACGTCTGGGATTTGTTGTCGTTGCGATTTTGCTGGCCGCGGGGGTTATTGCGGTCGGCTATCGACTGAAGGCCCTCACAGCGCTGGCCGAACCCGCTTCTCCACCTTCCGCTGCGACCATTCCCTCCGGCCCCAAGGCCGAGGCGTTCCGTAAGGCTCTCGCGGAATGGGTGGCTCTGTTGACTCAAATTCGGGAAATCCGCATGAAGTATCCCAACGCAAACCCGGCAGAAATGTCCCAGCTCCGCCAGCAGTACGAAAAACTGGTGGACGAAGCGCAAAAGAAGCTGCCAGGGCTGATTGCGGCGGCGGAAGCCGCGTATGATGAAAATCCGCAAACCGAGGGAGACCTGGTGGATCTTCTGCTGGAAGTGGCACTGGACGATGGGGATTCTGGTAAATTTCAGGAGGCTCTGGCCCTTTCGGAAAAGCTCCTAAAGAACAACGTTAAATCACCCGTAGCCTACCTGGCGGCCGGGAAAGCGGCGTTTGCCTTGGAGGATTTCGAAAAGGCGACGAACTATTTCAAGAAGATCGAAGAGTTGGGCATCAAGGACGATCAGGTCACTGCTCTGCGGGAGGCCGCTGATTTCTACGCCAAGCAGAAGCCGATCGAGGAGCAGAAGCGGCAGGCCGAGGCTAAGGCCGACGACCTTCCCCGAGTTCTACTGAAGACCACCAAAGGCGACATCCTTCTGGAACTATTCGAGAATGAAGCCCCCAACACCGTGGCGAACTTCATCACCCTGGTGGAGCAGGGGTTCTACAATGGATTGACATTCCATCGCGTCATCCCTGGGTTTATGGCCCAGGCTGGTTGCCCCAAGGGCGATGGGACCGGCGGCCCCGGTTATAAGATTGCCGATGAGTGCAACGCACCCAATGCACGACTGCACTTTCGTGGGAGCCTGAGTATGGCCAATGCGGGACCAAACACCAACGGCTCACAGTTTTTCATCACCTATATGCCGACGAGCCATCTCAATGGCAAGCACACGGTTTTTGGCCGTGTCATTTCCGGGATGGATGTGGTGGAAAAGCTTCAGCCGCGCGATCCGCAGGCACCAAATCCCCCGGAACCAGACAAAATCATCTCTGCAACGGTGGTCCGCAAACGCCCCCACCCCTACGTGGTGCAAAAGCTCGGCTCCTGA